The Amycolatopsis methanolica 239 nucleotide sequence CTGTACGCGGCGGCGGACCAGATGGCGCGCGGTTTCGTGCTGGGCGCCACCGCGGGGCGCACCACGCTGACCGGTGAGGGTCTGCAGCACGCCGACGGGCATTCGCTGCTGCTGGCGCACACAAACCCGGCCGTGGTGGCCTACGACCCGGCGTGGTCGTTCGAGATCGCCCACATCGTCAAGGACGGCCTGCGCCGCATGTACGGCGAGGGCGGCCCGGACGGCAACGGCGAGAACGTCTTCTACTACATGACGGTCTACAACGAGCCGTACCGGCAGCCGGCCGAGCCGGAGAACCTCGACGTCGAGGGGCTGCTCAAGGGCCTGTACCGGTACGCGGAGGCGCCGTCGGGCGACGGTCCGGAGGCGCAGATCCTGGTGTCCGGCGTGACGATGCCGGACGCGCTCAAGGCGCAGACGATGCTCGCCGACGAGTGGGGCGTGCGCGCGGCCGTGTGGTCGGCGACGTCGTGGTCGGAGCTGCGGCGCGAGGCCGTGGAGATCGACCGGGACAACCTGCTGCACCCAGGTGACTCGCCGCGCGTGCCATACGTGACGGAGGCCCTGTCCGGCGCGACCGGCCCGGTCGTGGCGGTGTCGGACTGGATGCGCGCGGTGCCCGACCTGATCCGCCCGTGGGTGCCGACCGACATGGTCACCCTGGGCACCGACGGGTTCGGCTTCTCCGACACGCGTCCGGCGGCGCGGCGGCACTTCCTGGTCGACGCCGAGTCGATCACGGTCGCCACGCTGGCCGCGCTCGCCAAGCGCGGTGAGGTCGCGCAGGAGAAGGTGGTCGAGGCCGCCCGGAAGTACCGGATCCACGACGTGTCCGCCGCCGGTCCGCAGCTGACCGACGCCGGGAACGCCTGATCTCCGGTTTTTCGAAGGCCACCCGCGTTTTTCGCGCGGGTGGCCTTCGCACGTCGTCATCACCGATGATGTATCCATGACGCGACGCCGCCTGCCGAGGCCCAGTGAGCTGCAGCAGATCCTGCGACCGAAACCGGTGAAGCTCAACCCGACCGATCGCCGCCTGTCGAACGCCCACACGATCGCCGACCTGCGCACCATCGCGCGCAGGCGGACGCCGCGGGCGGTGTTCGACTACACCGACGGTGCCGCGGAGCTCGAGGACAGCCTGCGCCGCGCCCGGCAGGCGTTCCGCAGCGTGGAGTTCCACCCCAACGTGCTCCGCGGGGTGTCCGATGTGGACACCAGTGTGGAGGTGCTCGGCGAGCAGTCGGCGTTGCCGTTCGCGTTCGCGCCGACCGGTTTCACGCGGATGATGCACCACGAGGGCGAACGCGCGGTGGTCCGGGTGGCGCAGCGGGAGCGCATCCCGTACGCGTTGTCGACGATGGGGACGACGTCGATCGAGGACGTCGCGAAGGCCGCCCCGCACGCGCGGAAATGGTTCCAGCTCTACGTGTGGCGCGACCACGCCGCGGGCGCGGAGCTGATGCGGCGGGCGGAGGAAAGCGGTTACGACACGCTGTTGCTGACCGTGGACACCCCGGTGGCCGGCGCGCGGATGCGGGACGTGCGCAACGGCCTGACCATCCCGCCGACGCTGACGCTGCGCACGTTCCTGGACGGCGCGACGCACCCCGCGTGGTGGTTCAACCTGCTCACCACGGAGCCGCTGGAGTTCGCGTCGTTCGGTTCGTGGGACGGGACCGTCGCGGAGCTGATCAACGCCCTCTTCGAC carries:
- a CDS encoding alpha-hydroxy acid oxidase, translated to MTRRRLPRPSELQQILRPKPVKLNPTDRRLSNAHTIADLRTIARRRTPRAVFDYTDGAAELEDSLRRARQAFRSVEFHPNVLRGVSDVDTSVEVLGEQSALPFAFAPTGFTRMMHHEGERAVVRVAQRERIPYALSTMGTTSIEDVAKAAPHARKWFQLYVWRDHAAGAELMRRAEESGYDTLLLTVDTPVAGARMRDVRNGLTIPPTLTLRTFLDGATHPAWWFNLLTTEPLEFASFGSWDGTVAELINALFDPTLSFDDLAWVRETWKGKLVVKGIQNPDDARDVVKHGADAVVLSNHGGRQLDRAPTPLELLTPTLDAVGGDAEVWVDTGILSGGDIVAAMARGASMCLIGRAYLYGLMAGGERGVQRCVDILRQEIIRTMQLLGVRTIDALQPTHATVR